One Serinicoccus chungangensis genomic window carries:
- a CDS encoding DUF3806 domain-containing protein, producing the protein MNDRAGRVSAGLDKVRNLLGRSRPTDDEPRVRALPDPGEGSVGELPLTPESRKIGEAERTRIDAGLAAVAADGVDVDDLASISAGLDRALAAWLATRGADGHHDEVVERYAVAVGEHLHRHTDLAWEVVTDVFGTDLAVAAGDFVVVPSNLVAVRWMRRERAWVPQVVGHIVEVRSR; encoded by the coding sequence ATGAACGATCGTGCGGGCCGTGTGTCGGCCGGGCTCGACAAGGTCCGGAACCTGCTCGGCCGGTCCCGGCCGACCGACGACGAGCCCCGGGTGCGGGCCCTGCCCGACCCCGGCGAGGGCTCCGTCGGCGAGCTGCCGCTCACCCCCGAGTCGCGCAAGATCGGCGAGGCGGAGCGGACCCGGATCGACGCCGGACTGGCCGCGGTGGCGGCGGACGGCGTGGACGTCGACGACCTGGCGTCCATCAGCGCCGGGCTGGACCGGGCGCTGGCCGCCTGGCTCGCGACCCGGGGCGCCGACGGGCACCACGACGAGGTCGTGGAGCGGTATGCCGTCGCCGTCGGGGAGCACCTGCACCGGCACACCGACCTGGCCTGGGAGGTGGTCACCGACGTCTTCGGCACCGACCTCGCGGTCGCCGCGGGCGACTTCGTCGTCGTCCCCTCCAACCTCGTCGCCGTCCGCTGGATGCGGCGCGAACGCGCGTGGGTCCCCCAGGTCGTGGGGCACATCGTCGAGGTCCGCAGCCGCTGA
- a CDS encoding potassium channel protein, whose protein sequence is MANLLQLLGRGKPARPRPDSLRRYRVDVPMELPTTDAVFLVLRRMRTPLVVIVSVFAIMTFGLSMMPGTEENPERLAVFDSFYVISYTGLTIGYGEVPHEFSYAQRMWVTATIYACVIAWSYSIGALLSLSQEQTFRQAIRLQRFGRKVRGIQNPFVLVVGYGQAGEAVCRALEDQGRDFVVLDEDPERVQQLALDGYSSDHPGFAASGRDPRMLGLAGLGHDHCEAVLALTDSDETNLSVVMSVNLLRPELMVIARCSDREHAQQMHDFAADVIINPFDRYGAYLVMALRRPAGFRLASWLMSKRGSNLPHRLSHLTDGQWVVCADGTFGFEVTRDLESAGLDVILVDPADGRPDVSDAVGFIAGAESDIVNMANAAHARIENDQLFIAVRQNSAVNAAPLQAFDADSVFIPTELLAREAVARITSPNYWSFIDHVLHEDDEWDRRVMDEIVAVVGDETPISTRLDLDFTSAPAVVRWLNEHELTLGDLVRDPDERDVRLAVYPAVLVRAGRRVFTPGMDEKLKEGDTLLLLGRELDLAVVRSTVFHDSAVEYVATGREVATAWVFRQLQKVTGRERATASRGPVPPPDEG, encoded by the coding sequence ATGGCCAACCTCCTCCAGCTCCTCGGCCGCGGCAAGCCGGCGCGGCCGCGCCCGGACTCGCTGCGCCGCTACCGCGTCGACGTGCCGATGGAGCTGCCGACGACCGACGCGGTCTTCCTCGTCCTGCGCCGCATGCGCACGCCGCTGGTCGTCATCGTCAGCGTCTTCGCGATCATGACCTTCGGGCTCAGCATGATGCCGGGCACCGAGGAGAACCCCGAGCGGCTGGCCGTCTTCGACAGCTTCTACGTCATCAGCTACACCGGCCTGACCATCGGCTACGGCGAGGTGCCGCACGAGTTCAGCTACGCCCAGCGGATGTGGGTCACGGCGACCATCTACGCCTGCGTCATCGCCTGGTCCTACAGCATCGGCGCCCTGCTGTCCCTGTCGCAGGAGCAGACCTTCCGCCAGGCCATCCGGCTGCAGCGCTTCGGGCGCAAGGTGCGCGGCATCCAGAACCCCTTCGTCCTCGTCGTCGGCTACGGCCAGGCCGGCGAGGCGGTGTGCCGGGCGCTGGAGGACCAGGGCCGCGACTTCGTCGTCCTCGACGAGGACCCGGAGCGGGTCCAGCAGCTCGCCCTCGACGGCTACTCCAGCGACCACCCCGGCTTCGCCGCCAGCGGGCGGGACCCGCGCATGCTCGGTCTCGCGGGTCTGGGGCACGACCACTGCGAGGCGGTGCTCGCCCTCACCGACAGCGACGAGACCAACCTGTCGGTCGTCATGTCGGTCAACCTGCTCCGGCCCGAGCTCATGGTCATCGCGCGCTGCAGCGACCGCGAGCACGCCCAGCAGATGCACGACTTCGCCGCGGACGTCATCATCAACCCCTTCGACCGCTACGGCGCCTACCTCGTCATGGCGCTGCGCCGTCCGGCCGGGTTCCGGCTGGCGTCCTGGCTCATGAGCAAGCGCGGCTCCAACCTGCCGCACCGTCTCTCGCACCTCACCGACGGCCAGTGGGTGGTCTGCGCCGACGGCACCTTCGGCTTCGAGGTGACCCGCGACCTCGAGAGCGCCGGGCTGGACGTCATCCTCGTCGACCCCGCGGACGGCCGCCCCGACGTCTCCGACGCGGTGGGGTTCATCGCCGGGGCCGAGTCCGACATCGTCAACATGGCCAACGCCGCGCACGCGCGGATCGAGAACGACCAGCTCTTCATCGCCGTGCGCCAGAACTCCGCGGTCAACGCTGCGCCCCTGCAGGCCTTCGACGCCGACTCGGTCTTCATCCCCACCGAGCTGCTCGCCAGAGAGGCGGTCGCCCGGATCACCTCGCCGAACTACTGGAGCTTCATCGACCACGTCCTGCACGAGGACGACGAGTGGGACCGCCGGGTCATGGACGAGATCGTCGCCGTGGTGGGGGACGAGACCCCGATCTCCACCCGCCTGGACCTCGACTTCACGAGCGCCCCGGCCGTGGTGCGGTGGCTCAACGAGCACGAGCTGACGCTCGGCGACCTGGTGCGCGACCCGGACGAGCGCGACGTGCGGCTGGCCGTCTACCCCGCGGTGCTGGTGCGCGCCGGACGCCGCGTCTTCACCCCGGGCATGGACGAGAAGCTCAAGGAGGGCGACACGCTGCTGCTGCTGGGCCGCGAGCTCGACCTGGCGGTGGTCCGCTCCACGGTCTTCCACGACTCGGCCGTCGAGTACGTCGCCACCGGCCGCGAGGTCGCCACGGCCTGGGTCTTCCGCCAGCTGCAGAAGGTCACCGGCCGGGAGAGGGCCACGGCCTCGCGCGGGCCCGTCCCCCCGCCCGACGAGGGCTGA
- a CDS encoding DUF6394 family protein, translated as MNLEKVVFGFFVLLAATLNFGYVLGDIDNPRLHNVYELYAAVVVNIIATILKFGDRTQIGAVHLATSLVASIQLIVAALVWIWARHVDPGGLTGQHMSSVVSIAAGALLANIVSIVLLVVETVSYRRR; from the coding sequence GTGAACCTTGAGAAAGTCGTGTTCGGCTTCTTCGTCCTGCTGGCGGCGACCCTGAACTTCGGGTACGTCCTCGGCGACATCGACAACCCTCGGCTGCACAACGTCTACGAGCTGTACGCCGCCGTCGTGGTCAACATCATCGCGACCATCCTGAAGTTCGGGGACCGCACCCAGATCGGCGCGGTCCACCTGGCCACCTCGCTGGTCGCCAGCATCCAGCTCATCGTCGCCGCGCTCGTGTGGATCTGGGCCCGGCACGTCGACCCGGGCGGGCTGACCGGTCAGCACATGAGCAGCGTGGTCTCCATCGCGGCCGGGGCGCTGCTCGCCAACATCGTGTCCATCGTCCTGCTCGTCGTGGAGACGGTCTCCTACCGCCGCCGCTGA